One Nicotiana tabacum cultivar K326 chromosome 23, ASM71507v2, whole genome shotgun sequence genomic window, ATGTTAGTAACGTACTTAAAGCTTTTAGGGtagaaaaaagaaaactaaattaTGAAATCAGCTTTTTAAAAATCAAGGTGCATTCACAAACATATTTGCCAAATTATAAGAGTCGCAAGAAACAACTCAATCTGCGCCTCAGTACAGAAGTATATTGAGAAATATATAACtctaaacaaaaaaataaaaataaagacacaTCTAATGTAACACAGAATCACACCAGAAATGAAGGTTATAAATATCAACCGGGTCACAGCCGCATAATACAAGGTTAGGATCCGGGAGACAATTAGGGGGTGATTAGCTAACAAAGAAGCTCCCACCAGTCTCCATTAGTAGAGTCTATAATTAGCTGAACTAAGTTAGAGGTTCATAATATTTACTCTATATGTGCATTATATTACAGATAATAATCCAACCTTCTTCAATTTTACGCTATTATCAGTTCTTCAATGGGTGTCAGCTGATCTTAATCTCTTGGCTGCACGGATAAATTCCACCACCACTTGTACCTCATCAACTCGCTGCACGGATTAAGATTGGAAGCATCCATTAGTAAAACTTGGAGCTAAGCAAGTAGATTATGCAGTTAAGCATAGCAAGAGAACGAATGAGACCTGCGATGAGAAGTGCTGCTGCACAGCATTAAGCAGTTGTTCCTTTGTCGGGTTAGGGTTAATATGTGCCTGCACATATGCAAAACTGTTACTAACTTGAACAGACATGTTTCATTGATCATTGAAAATGATCCGCAGTGGAAGAAACTTACAAGGTTGAAGTTCCGCCAGTATCTCCATAGTGAACCAGTTCCTAGTTTTGCCAAGTTCAATCTCTGATAGTCCAAatgaaacaaattaattaatcaaGTATGGCACAGTTAGTTCAATAAAAGATGAGTTTTTCCAATGATTAAGCCTCAAGCAGCATATATTGACAGACTTGCAGGTATAGAAAGGCCCTTCCAATTCATAAAGAACAAGTCACAAAATTCACATAATGGATCTTATACTATTTGTACTTCATTTGAGTTTCTGTAATACCAGTTAAGATACTACTATAATTTAATCACTTTGAATGCAAACACACAATGTAACCTGGACAGAGCAATTCAAATAAATGAATGGCAGGTCTAACACTGGACAGAGTCAATCTCTACTAATGTGCTTACCGGTTGCAAATAGTTAGGTTCAACTTCTCTGCAATTGCCACGGTTCATTGTCTTTGCTGGTCCAGACAAGGCCCATGTGGGCCTTGTATAACGAACTCTAGGCTTGCTCACTTTTCTGTACTCGACACCAGTGGCTACCAAATACAAGGATTTTAATCAAATAAGAAACCTCTTTAGAAGAACTGATAAAACAAAGTTCGGATAATGGAGACTGACCAAAGTGATGGCTTTCTTTTTCACCAATATCTGAACCACTGCTTGAGTCATCAAAGTcataatcatcatcttcttcatctccCGTGGGAGGTTCTAGCACACTCAATGCATTTCTCTGTAGCTTGACTTCAACCCCATTTTTCAAAACCTTCAGTTTTGAGAGAAAGAAGTTTAGTACTCCAACTGATTCCAAAATCAAACAGACAACAGAATcacaaaaaaaataaggaaaacaaggaTGTTAACTAGGAGATTTCACAACAGCAAGGTCCAAAGCTTAACTATTTGACAAACAGAAATCATGTAAAGTTAATTTCACTTTGCCAGCAAGTCCACACGAAGTTTTGCTATTAAAGTAAAGAGAATAGCACTACATTAAGAGTAACTTAATTAAGAAGCCATTTCAGCAGTTATTTTAAGTCAAGCTGTCAAAGAGAAGAAGAATCATTCTTGACTTTTAtgggtaaaaagaaaaaaacaaatacaCAATCTACAAAGAATGAGGCCTCACCAGCCAATGCCAACCACCAAGCCCAACAGCCTTTTTGACGACTCCCTGAAGCCCTAGCAAAACACTCTTGGTTCTGTTGTTTCCAGTCACAATAACTTTGGTGTGTCTCGGGAGAACAGACAGTTCCTCATCACCACTCTCTTCACGGAAAGGCGATAACACCcgagaaggacatagtt contains:
- the LOC107832034 gene encoding uncharacterized protein LOC107832034; this translates as MLETQLCPSRVLSPFREESGDEELSVLPRHTKVIVTGNNRTKSVLLGLQGVVKKAVGLGGWHWLVLKNGVEVKLQRNALSVLEPPTGDEEDDDYDFDDSSSGSDIGEKESHHFATGVEYRKVSKPRVRYTRPTWALSGPAKTMNRGNCREVEPNYLQPRLNLAKLGTGSLWRYWRNFNLAHINPNPTKEQLLNAVQQHFSSQRVDEVQVVVEFIRAAKRLRSADTH